One part of the Moraxella sp. FZFQ2102 genome encodes these proteins:
- a CDS encoding RluA family pseudouridine synthase: MTLTDDAIAQMNALEDTQAIEFFQDFAKSITIYEDDDIWVLDKPAGLLSVDGRLLKVSLQSRLLRVNPEIKLIHRLDMDTSGLIIFAKHSDAQTHISKQFIDRLPQKEYQAVVMGTVQHDDKKGIIDVPVRYEPSTKPRHIVDHDWSKRALTHYEVLHHELRRDTSGKAHPVTRVALKPITGRSHQLRVHMVHIGHVMIGDPIYAEDTALELSPRLNLHAHKLRLKHPRHGVWMEWESNVPF; the protein is encoded by the coding sequence ATGACCTTAACCGACGACGCCATTGCTCAGATGAATGCGCTTGAAGACACCCAAGCCATTGAATTTTTTCAAGATTTTGCCAAATCGATCACCATCTATGAAGATGATGACATCTGGGTGCTGGATAAGCCTGCGGGTCTATTGAGCGTCGATGGTCGCCTGCTCAAGGTCAGCTTACAGTCTCGCCTGCTGCGCGTCAATCCTGAAATCAAGCTCATTCATCGGCTGGATATGGATACTTCAGGTTTGATTATTTTTGCTAAGCACAGTGATGCACAGACGCACATCAGCAAACAGTTCATCGATCGCCTGCCCCAAAAAGAATATCAAGCCGTGGTGATGGGCACAGTCCAGCACGATGACAAAAAAGGCATCATCGATGTGCCTGTGCGCTACGAGCCAAGCACCAAGCCGCGTCATATTGTCGATCACGACTGGTCAAAGCGCGCGCTGACGCATTATGAAGTCCTACACCATGAGCTGCGCCGCGACACATCAGGCAAGGCGCACCCTGTCACGCGCGTGGCGCTAAAGCCAATCACCGGCAGAAGTCATCAGCTGCGCGTGCATATGGTGCATATCGGTCATGTGATGATCGGTGATCCGATTTATGCTGAAGACACTGCGCTTGAGCTGTCACCACGGCTGAATCTGCACGCGCATAAGCTGCGACTCAAGCATCCTAGACATGGCGTGTGGATGGAATGGGAAAGCAATGTGCCGTTTTGA